From Pan troglodytes isolate AG18354 chromosome 9, NHGRI_mPanTro3-v2.0_pri, whole genome shotgun sequence, the proteins below share one genomic window:
- the LOC129136353 gene encoding tripartite motif-containing protein 49D-like has protein sequence MNSGISQDFQMEITCPICMNYFIDPVTIDCGHSFCRPCFYFNWQDIPILTQCFECMKTTWQRNLKTNIHLKQMAFLARKVSLWLFLSSEEQMCGTHRETKKMFCEVDKSLLCLLCSSSQEHQYHRHRPIEWAAEEHREKLLKKMQSLWEKACENQRNLNVETTRISHWKDYVNLRLEAMRAEYQKTAAFHHEEEKHNLAMLKKKGKDIFHQLHLSKAKMAHRREILRGMYEELKEMCHKPDVELLQGFGDILHRSESVLLHMPQPLNLELSAGPITGLRDKLIQF, from the exons ATGAATTCTGGAATCTCGCAAGACTTCCAGATGGAAATTACCTGCCCCATCTGCATGAATTACTTCATAGACCCGGTCACCATAGACTGTGGGCACAGCTTTTGCAGGCCCTGTTTCTACTTCAACTGGCAAGACATCCCAATTCTTACTCAGTGCTTTGAATGCATGAAGACAACATGGCAGAGAAACCTCAAAACTAACATTCATTTGAAGCAGATGGCTTTCCTTGCCAGAAAAGTCAGTCTCTGGCTATTCCTGAGCTCTGAGGAGCAAATGTGTGGCACTCACAGGGAGACAAAGAAGATGTTCTGTGAAGTGGACAAGAGCCTGCTCTGTTTGCTGTGCTCCAGCTCTCAGGAGCACCAGTATCACAGACATCGTCCCATTGAGTGGGCTGCTGAGGAACACCGG GAGaagcttttaaagaaaatgcagtctTTATGGGAAAAAGCTTGTGAAAATCAGAGAAACCTGAATGTGGAAACCACCAGAATCAGCCACTGGAAG GATTATGTGAATTTAAGGCTAGAAGCTATGAGAGCTGAGTATCAGAAGACGGCTGCATTTCaccatgaagaagaaaaacataatttggcGATGctgaaaaagaaggggaaagataTTTTTCATCAACTTCATTTAAGTAAAGCCAAAATGGCTCATAGGAGGGAGATTTTAAGAGGAATGTATGAGGAGCTGAAGGAAATGTGCCATAAACCAGATGTGGAGCTACTTCAG GGTTTTGGAGACATATTACACAG GAGCGAGTCCGTGCTGCTGCACATGCCCCAGCCTCTGAATCTAGAGCTCAGTGCAGGGCCCATCACTGGACTGAGGGACAAGCTCATCCAATTCTGA
- the LOC129136460 gene encoding tripartite motif-containing protein 51, which translates to MNSGILQVFQRALTCPICMNYFIHPVTIDCGHSFCRPCFYLNWQDMAVLAQCSKCKKTIRQRNLKTDICLKNMASTARKASLRQFLSSEEQICGMHREAKKMFCEVDKSRLCWLCSNSQEHRNHRHCPIEWAAEERREELLKKMQSLWQKACENLRNLNTETTRTRCWKDYVSFRIEAIRAEYQKMPAFLHEEEQHHLERLRKEGEDIFQQLNESQARMEHSRELLRGMYEDLKQMYHKADVELLQAFGDILHRYESLLLQVSEPVNPELSAGPITGLLDRLSGFRVDFTLQPERTNSHIFLYGDLRSMNVGCDPQDDPDITAKSECFLEWGAQAFTSGKYYWEVHVGDSWNWAFGVCNNYWKEKRQNDKIDGEEGLFLLGCVKEDTHCSLFTTSPLVVQYVPRPTSTVGLFLDCESRTMSFVDVDQSSLIYTIPNCSFSPPLRPIFCCSHFRPEKSQKCVYMLWEPVYPRKPSFSHLIKQDK; encoded by the exons ATGAATTCTGGAATCTTGCAAGTCTTCCAGAGGGCACTCACCTGTCCCATCTGCATGAACTACTTCATACACCCAGTCACCATAGACTGTGGGCACAGCTTTTGCCGGCCCTGTTTCTACCTCAACTGGCAAGACATGGCAGTTCTTGCTCAGTGCTCTAAATGCAAGAAGACAATACGGCAGAGAAACCTCAAAACTGACATTTGTTTGAAGAACATGGCTTCCACTGCCAGAAAAGCCAGCCTCCGGCAATTCCTTAGCTCTGAGGAGCAAATATGTGGGATGCACAGAGAGGCAAAGAAGATGTTCTGTGAAGTGGACAAGAGCCGGCTCTGTTGGCTGTGCTCCAACTCTCAGGAGCACCGGAATCACAGACACTGTCCCATTGAGTGGGCTGCTGAGGAACGCCGG GAGGAGCTCCTAAAAAAAATGCAGTCTTTATGGCAAAAAGCTTGTGAAAATCTCAGAAACCTGAACACAGAAACCACCAGAACCAGATGCTGGAAG GATTATGTGAGTTTTAGGATAGAAGCAATCAGAGCTGAATATCAGAAGATGCCTGCATTTCTCCATGAAGAAGAGCAACATCACTTGGAGAGGCTGCGAAAGGAGGGCGAGGACATTTTTCAGCAACTCAATGAAAGCCAAGCCAGAATGGAACATTCCAGGGAGCTTTTAAGAGGAATGTATGAGGATCTGAAGCAAATGTACCATAAAGCAGATGTGGAGCTACTCCAG gcttTTGGAGACATATTACACAG GTATGAGTCCCTGCTGCTGCAAGTGTCTGAGCCTGTGAATCCAGAGCTCAGTGCAGGGCCCATCACTGGACTGCTGGACAGGCTCAGTGGATTCAGAG tTGATTTTACTCTGCAGCCTGAAAGAACCAATAGTCATATCTTCCTGTATGGAGATTTGAGAAGCATGAATGTTGGATGTGACCCTCAAGATGATCCCGATATCACTGCAAAATCTGAATGTTTTCTTGAATGGGGGGCTCAGGCTTTCACATCTGGGAAATATTATTGGGAAGTTCACGTGGGGGACTCTTGGAATTGGGCTTTTGGTGTCTGTAACAATTATTggaaagagaagagacagaatGACAAGATAGATGGAGAGGAGGGACTCTTTCTTCTTGGATGTGTTAAGGAGGACACTCATTGCAGTCTCTTTACCACCTCCCCACTTGTGGTGCAATATGTTCCAAGACCTACCAGCACAGTAGGATTATTCCTGGATTGTGAAAGTAGAACCATGAGCTTTGTTGATGTTGATCAAAGTTCCCTGATATACACCATCCCTAATTGCTCCTTCTCACCTCCTCTCAGGCCTATCTTTTGCTGTAGTCACTTCCGACCAGAGAAAAGTCAGAAATGTGTCTATATGCTCTGGGAACCTGTTTATCCCAGAAAGCCCTCTTTTTCGCACCTCATCAAACAGGACAAATAA